From one Enterococcus sp. DIV2402 genomic stretch:
- a CDS encoding bifunctional 4-hydroxy-2-oxoglutarate aldolase/2-dehydro-3-deoxy-phosphogluconate aldolase — protein sequence MKKIEILKKIERAGIIAVIRGETAKEAIQSSEAILAGGIQGIEVTFTVPQAEQVIYELHQRYQEYSEVVLGAGTVLDATTARIAISAGAQFIVSPCFDKETAKLCNLYQIPYLPGCMTITEMKTALTYGADIIKLFPGSLSGPNAIKAFHGPLPTVDIMPTGGVNLENLHEWVAAGSIAVGVGGNLLAPAKDGNFDKMTALAKQYQKRYQEVINQL from the coding sequence ATGAAAAAAATAGAAATTCTCAAAAAAATTGAACGTGCTGGAATTATTGCCGTGATTCGTGGAGAGACAGCAAAAGAAGCTATTCAAAGCAGTGAAGCAATTCTTGCTGGAGGGATTCAAGGGATAGAAGTGACTTTTACGGTTCCGCAAGCGGAGCAAGTGATTTATGAACTACATCAGCGTTACCAAGAATATTCGGAAGTCGTACTAGGTGCCGGTACAGTATTAGATGCAACGACTGCTAGAATCGCTATTAGCGCAGGCGCACAATTTATTGTGAGTCCATGTTTTGATAAAGAAACAGCTAAGCTATGTAATTTATATCAAATTCCTTATTTGCCGGGATGTATGACAATTACTGAAATGAAAACTGCACTTACTTATGGAGCAGATATTATCAAATTGTTTCCAGGCAGTTTATCGGGACCAAATGCAATCAAAGCGTTTCATGGTCCCTTACCGACTGTAGACATCATGCCTACTGGAGGCGTAAATTTAGAAAATTTACATGAATGGGTTGCAGCTGGAAGTATTGCGGTAGGTGTTGGTGGCAATTTATTAGCACCTGCTAAAGACGGTAATTTTGATAAAATGACAGCTTTAGCAAAACAATATCAGAAACGTTATCAAGAAGTCATCAATCAATTATAA
- a CDS encoding replication initiator protein A — MSNRRYTLQNSINMKFYQLPKVFFTNKTYKRLSNNAKIMYVLLSDRLALSIQNKWLNETGEVYFVFPITKLCELTDLSNKTVIKVKKELIDAGLLEEEQTGRANKMFLLQPQVEESDVYHIQKMETDLDFGAEILDKDGDGKTRSVNSSPQGNSRNEESTLQVETPLNKQFDQKCKKVISSENQKCKNYTTEVKKLHPNDIELKETEDEDNNNININAHVRESLDVQKIETITEPVQSPMSKILTDTGLFDNADIQIITNEFDGQLVTLAMIHRQLEAMSHQSMIFDPVGYFIRGINKMLRMQAFKNQQESMQAESSTKLKVPMHNWLQEA, encoded by the coding sequence ATGAGTAATAGACGTTACACCCTACAAAACTCAATTAACATGAAATTTTACCAACTACCAAAAGTTTTTTTTACAAATAAAACCTATAAAAGACTTTCTAACAATGCAAAAATTATGTACGTGCTTTTGTCTGACCGTCTGGCATTATCTATACAAAATAAATGGCTAAATGAAACGGGAGAGGTCTATTTTGTATTTCCTATCACTAAACTTTGCGAGTTAACAGATTTATCTAATAAAACGGTTATCAAAGTTAAAAAAGAATTGATTGATGCAGGATTGTTGGAAGAGGAACAGACTGGCAGAGCGAATAAAATGTTTCTTTTGCAACCTCAAGTTGAAGAATCGGATGTTTACCACATTCAAAAAATGGAAACTGATTTAGATTTTGGCGCAGAAATTTTAGATAAAGATGGAGATGGAAAAACCAGAAGTGTAAATTCTTCACCTCAAGGAAATTCCAGAAATGAAGAAAGTACACTTCAAGTAGAAACGCCTTTAAATAAACAATTTGACCAGAAATGTAAAAAGGTAATTTCAAGCGAAAACCAGAAATGTAAAAATTACACTACAGAAGTGAAAAAATTACACCCTAATGATATTGAACTTAAAGAGACAGAAGATGAAGATAATAATAATATAAATATAAACGCACACGTGAGAGAATCACTTGACGTTCAAAAAATCGAAACTATAACTGAACCTGTACAAAGTCCGATGTCAAAAATATTAACAGACACAGGCTTATTTGATAATGCCGATATTCAAATTATTACAAACGAATTTGACGGACAGCTAGTAACTCTTGCAATGATACATCGTCAACTAGAGGCAATGAGCCATCAAAGCATGATATTTGACCCTGTAGGCTATTTTATTCGAGGTATCAACAAAATGCTTAGGATGCAAGCTTTTAAGAATCAACAAGAATCAATGCAAGCTGAATCATCAACAAAGCTAAAAGTACCTATGCACAATTGGCTACAGGAGGCGTAA
- a CDS encoding sugar phosphate isomerase/epimerase family protein, translating into MNKENIVLNLLVFAEKVENGVSQAEILQKSAELGFKKVEIRREYFQNIHQEKHVIKQLASDLGIELFYSVPDEVFVNGKLNDSLQSYLDEAKEMGVKHIKWNIGDFQPSTSLDELEKLTHTDININIENDQTQTSGTIQAIRQFMEKVEEEQLPIGYVYDLGNWRFVGENEDDAAKRLKEYVRYIHVKDVRYQADKPQAIKLDDGEIDWRTILAQLPQDVPVAIEYPTTNDLEIKQAKKLLEEWSA; encoded by the coding sequence ATGAATAAAGAGAATATTGTATTAAATTTATTAGTATTTGCTGAAAAAGTAGAAAATGGCGTTTCGCAAGCCGAAATATTGCAGAAATCAGCAGAGTTGGGATTTAAAAAAGTCGAAATAAGAAGAGAATACTTTCAAAATATTCATCAAGAGAAGCATGTTATTAAACAGCTTGCTTCGGACTTAGGAATTGAGCTGTTTTATAGTGTACCTGATGAAGTATTTGTTAATGGAAAATTAAATGACTCTTTGCAAAGCTATTTAGATGAAGCTAAAGAAATGGGCGTCAAACATATCAAATGGAATATTGGTGATTTCCAACCTTCTACATCATTGGATGAATTAGAAAAATTAACGCATACCGATATCAACATTAATATTGAAAATGATCAGACGCAAACATCGGGAACGATTCAAGCAATTAGACAATTTATGGAGAAAGTGGAAGAAGAACAGCTTCCAATTGGATATGTCTATGATTTAGGAAATTGGCGTTTTGTAGGAGAAAACGAAGATGATGCTGCTAAACGATTAAAAGAATACGTTCGTTATATCCATGTGAAAGATGTGCGCTATCAAGCGGATAAACCACAAGCCATCAAACTAGATGATGGCGAAATTGATTGGCGAACTATTTTAGCTCAATTACCACAAGATGTTCCTGTGGCTATCGAATATCCGACGACAAATGATTTAGAAATTAAACAAGCAAAAAAACTTTTAGAGGAGTGGTCTGCATGA
- a CDS encoding orotidine 5'-phosphate decarboxylase / HUMPS family protein, whose translation MKLQTAIDRVSLTEACHLAEQLDGKTDIIEMGTSLVKDYGNLAIEKLRGIIHHSELLVDSKTIDEGAYEFNQGFKFGADIITVMGAASYDTLQVCYEVSQQTNKTMMIDLLEVSDEKIKQILDFPQAIYTLHHSIDKKDQQDAVASVADFHQKFPQINRLAIAGGIDLKQATALAQQNLVEVVIVGSKITKASSMNEAVNEFMKEIKSYDSNNYERNK comes from the coding sequence ATGAAATTACAAACAGCAATTGATCGTGTAAGTTTGACAGAAGCGTGTCATTTAGCAGAGCAACTTGATGGCAAAACGGATATTATCGAAATGGGCACTTCCTTAGTTAAAGATTATGGTAATTTAGCGATTGAAAAGTTACGAGGTATCATACATCACAGCGAATTATTAGTAGATAGTAAAACAATTGATGAAGGTGCGTATGAATTTAATCAAGGATTCAAATTTGGTGCCGACATTATCACCGTGATGGGAGCAGCTTCCTATGATACTTTGCAAGTGTGTTATGAAGTTAGCCAGCAAACAAACAAGACCATGATGATTGATTTATTAGAAGTTTCGGATGAAAAAATAAAACAAATTCTTGATTTTCCGCAAGCTATTTATACATTGCATCATTCGATTGATAAAAAAGACCAACAAGATGCAGTTGCAAGTGTCGCTGATTTCCATCAAAAGTTTCCGCAAATCAATCGTTTAGCGATTGCAGGTGGAATTGATTTAAAACAAGCAACGGCTTTGGCACAACAAAATTTAGTAGAAGTTGTCATTGTTGGGTCAAAAATTACAAAAGCTTCTTCAATGAACGAAGCAGTAAATGAATTTATGAAGGAGATTAAAAGTTATGATTCAAACAATTATGAACGAAATAAATGA
- a CDS encoding tyrosine-type recombinase/integrase, giving the protein MSGNIKDEWIERIEEFCLELEIQGFALNTIKNYRSKLPNMADFFILKNIYPMKLTKQDTKELIRYWKSQNYQHSTINIAISRLKKFYDYHLWDDETERLIKPNPAYVKQLPMQKKIIKTLNETEVRQLLNAVKSLSDVKYLNQRNLVMLMFMLDCGLRVSEVCNLNNSNVQTKQIYIFDSKNNKDRAVAVSPILRKEIIKFKRLKKARYSESRPDDPFFLSYQLGRLYPQAISEVLKTIKKKVKFNPQIRLSPHTLRHTYAVMQIKNGLDIYTLSMNLGHEELSTTQKYLQTLSSEDFIKKSVKSSTLMNLDKRKKRRK; this is encoded by the coding sequence TTGTCTGGAAATATAAAAGATGAGTGGATTGAAAGAATTGAGGAATTTTGTCTTGAGTTAGAAATCCAAGGTTTTGCATTAAATACCATTAAAAATTATCGGTCAAAGCTACCTAATATGGCGGATTTTTTTATCTTAAAAAATATCTATCCAATGAAATTAACAAAACAAGACACAAAAGAATTAATTCGATATTGGAAAAGCCAAAATTATCAACATAGCACCATTAACATTGCTATTAGCAGATTAAAAAAGTTTTACGATTATCATTTATGGGATGACGAGACAGAGAGATTAATCAAACCTAATCCAGCGTATGTAAAACAGTTACCAATGCAAAAAAAAATAATAAAAACACTGAACGAAACCGAAGTGAGACAATTACTTAACGCTGTGAAAAGTTTGAGTGATGTTAAGTATCTCAATCAAAGAAACCTCGTAATGCTGATGTTCATGTTAGATTGCGGGTTAAGAGTTAGTGAGGTTTGCAATTTAAATAATAGCAATGTGCAAACAAAGCAAATATACATTTTTGATTCTAAGAATAATAAAGATAGAGCTGTAGCGGTATCGCCGATTTTAAGAAAAGAAATTATTAAATTTAAACGATTAAAAAAGGCAAGGTACAGTGAATCAAGACCCGATGACCCATTTTTTTTAAGCTATCAGCTAGGGCGACTTTATCCGCAAGCTATCAGTGAGGTTTTAAAAACTATCAAAAAAAAAGTGAAATTTAATCCGCAAATTAGGCTAAGTCCGCACACGTTACGTCATACTTATGCAGTTATGCAAATAAAAAATGGTCTAGATATTTACACGTTGTCAATGAATCTAGGACACGAGGAGCTAAGCACAACGCAAAAATATTTACAGACGCTAAGTAGTGAGGACTTTATTAAAAAATCAGTAAAAAGTAGCACCCTGATGAACTTGGATAAAAGAAAAAAGAGGAGAAAATAA
- the hxlB gene encoding 6-phospho-3-hexuloisomerase — protein MIQTIMNEINEVMNLVDEKQIDATLPFFKKDKRIFITGAGRSGFQAKGFAMRLMHIGYQDYVMGETITPSIQKGDTWIAISGSGTTKGIVTDTQAAKKLGLDIIVLTSDTTSPLAQLADFVIVIPGATKTGAGIKSVQLLSTLFDQTVHITLDALTLKLAQRDETSNEDALHEHVNVE, from the coding sequence ATGATTCAAACAATTATGAACGAAATAAATGAAGTGATGAATTTGGTGGATGAAAAGCAAATTGATGCAACGTTACCATTTTTTAAAAAAGATAAACGAATTTTTATTACAGGTGCAGGTCGTAGCGGGTTTCAAGCAAAAGGATTTGCAATGCGTTTGATGCATATTGGTTATCAAGATTATGTGATGGGTGAGACGATTACGCCATCGATTCAAAAAGGAGATACTTGGATTGCTATTTCAGGATCGGGTACCACTAAAGGCATTGTTACGGATACACAGGCTGCCAAAAAATTAGGCTTAGATATTATTGTTTTAACGAGCGATACAACTTCGCCTTTGGCACAACTAGCTGATTTTGTTATCGTGATTCCAGGTGCGACTAAAACAGGTGCAGGAATCAAATCAGTTCAACTCTTATCGACGCTGTTTGATCAAACGGTTCATATCACTTTAGATGCTTTGACCTTAAAATTAGCACAAAGAGATGAAACGTCTAATGAAGATGCGTTGCATGAACATGTAAATGTGGAGTGA
- a CDS encoding LacI family DNA-binding transcriptional regulator, whose translation MKKKVTISQVAEQAGVSKTTISRFLNGQYGNMSKETKERIASIIEELNYRPSRQAQALKSKRSYLIGVVVADISNMYSSLLLKGIGAVLERNGYQMIIMDAANSVKQERSLLEKLLDQGVEAIILQASSRNAENYQFIQDYNIPLLLVDRQTEPVIWPLVTTNNQETVEEILHQALQKDYQKVLVVSEPLQDVTTREVRYDTVKNVTEKMGKKQELLEVTSETNLKQLIFAELKNPERTLLFASNGRVLMELLTILIENKIDIPQQIGITGFDDWNLTALVGPGITSIEQQSQQIGEVAAEKLVNFLKNSEELEQEIIVPAKVQWRKSI comes from the coding sequence ATGAAAAAGAAAGTCACAATTAGCCAAGTAGCTGAACAGGCAGGTGTTTCAAAAACGACGATTTCTCGTTTTTTAAATGGTCAATATGGAAACATGTCCAAAGAAACGAAAGAACGTATCGCTTCGATAATTGAAGAATTGAATTACCGTCCTAGTCGGCAAGCGCAGGCCTTAAAATCAAAACGTAGTTATTTGATTGGTGTTGTTGTAGCAGATATTTCCAATATGTATTCTTCTTTATTGCTGAAAGGAATTGGGGCTGTTTTAGAACGCAATGGTTATCAGATGATTATTATGGATGCTGCAAATTCTGTCAAACAAGAGCGCAGTTTGTTAGAAAAATTACTGGATCAAGGAGTAGAGGCGATTATCTTACAAGCTTCCTCTAGAAATGCTGAAAATTATCAATTTATTCAAGATTACAATATTCCATTGCTGTTAGTGGACAGACAAACTGAACCAGTTATTTGGCCATTAGTCACAACAAATAATCAAGAAACAGTGGAAGAGATTTTACATCAAGCACTGCAAAAAGATTATCAAAAAGTGCTGGTAGTTAGTGAACCGTTACAAGATGTTACTACCCGTGAAGTTCGTTATGACACAGTCAAAAATGTGACTGAAAAAATGGGGAAAAAACAAGAGTTGCTTGAAGTAACCTCTGAGACTAATTTAAAACAACTCATTTTTGCAGAACTAAAGAATCCTGAACGAACGTTATTATTTGCTTCTAATGGTCGGGTATTAATGGAATTATTAACGATTCTAATCGAAAATAAGATTGATATTCCGCAACAAATTGGAATTACCGGATTTGATGATTGGAATCTAACAGCTTTGGTTGGACCTGGAATTACCAGTATTGAACAACAATCTCAACAAATTGGAGAGGTTGCTGCAGAGAAACTAGTAAATTTTTTGAAAAATTCAGAAGAATTAGAACAAGAAATCATCGTGCCAGCAAAAGTTCAATGGAGAAAATCAATTTAA
- a CDS encoding peptide chain release factor 3 encodes MNNPNLKEQVDSRRTFAIISHPDAGKTTITEQLLLFGGAIRQAGTVKGKKTGNFAKSDWMEIEKQRGISVTSSVMQFDYQNKRVNILDTPGHEDFSEDTYRTLMAVDSAVMVIDSAKGIEAQTKKLFQVVKRRGIPIFTFINKLDRDGREPLELLEELEELLDIESYPMNWPIGMGKGMEGLYDIYNQRVELYRPENYDGERLITLDENGEIPSTHPLTEKSIYSQVLEEVELLKEAGDEFDTDKIAHGEQTPVFFGSALTNFGVQTFLETFLQFAPAPYGHKTMDDQMVSPYEEEFSGFVFKIQANMNPAHRDRIAFVRICSGTFERGMDVVLGRTGKKMKLSNVTQFMADARENVQEAVSGDIIGVYDTGNYQIGDTLYEGKLKVAYEELPSFTPELFMKVTAKNVMKQKSFHKGIYQLVQEGAIQLYKTYLTDEYIIGAVGQLQFEVFQHRMLNEYNSEVIMTPMGNKIARWIEPEDLDERMSSSRNILAKDRFDQPLFLFENQFAMRWFADKYPDVKLKSLM; translated from the coding sequence ATGAATAATCCAAATTTAAAAGAACAAGTAGATAGCCGTCGTACCTTTGCGATTATTTCCCATCCAGATGCAGGTAAGACAACCATTACAGAACAATTATTGCTTTTTGGAGGAGCCATTCGCCAAGCAGGAACTGTTAAAGGGAAGAAAACAGGGAATTTTGCTAAGTCTGACTGGATGGAAATCGAGAAACAACGTGGAATTTCGGTAACCAGTTCCGTTATGCAATTTGATTACCAAAATAAACGCGTCAATATTTTAGATACACCTGGACATGAGGACTTCTCTGAAGATACCTATCGTACTTTAATGGCGGTAGATAGTGCAGTCATGGTTATTGATAGCGCAAAAGGGATTGAAGCACAAACAAAAAAACTTTTCCAAGTTGTTAAACGTCGAGGGATTCCTATTTTTACTTTTATCAACAAATTAGACCGTGATGGCCGTGAACCATTAGAATTATTGGAAGAACTAGAAGAATTGTTAGATATTGAATCTTATCCAATGAATTGGCCGATTGGTATGGGGAAAGGAATGGAAGGATTATACGATATTTACAATCAACGTGTTGAATTATATCGTCCAGAAAATTATGATGGCGAACGTTTAATTACTCTAGATGAGAACGGTGAAATTCCATCTACCCATCCACTTACTGAAAAAAGTATTTATTCGCAAGTTTTGGAAGAAGTTGAATTATTAAAAGAAGCCGGCGATGAATTTGATACAGATAAAATTGCTCATGGCGAACAAACACCGGTCTTCTTTGGCTCGGCTTTAACGAATTTTGGTGTGCAAACATTCTTAGAAACGTTCTTACAATTTGCGCCAGCACCATATGGGCATAAAACAATGGACGACCAAATGGTGAGCCCATATGAAGAAGAGTTTTCTGGATTTGTCTTTAAAATTCAAGCCAATATGAACCCTGCGCACCGTGACCGAATTGCATTTGTACGAATATGTTCAGGAACGTTTGAGCGTGGTATGGACGTTGTTTTAGGACGCACAGGCAAAAAAATGAAATTAAGTAATGTGACTCAATTTATGGCTGACGCTCGTGAAAATGTCCAAGAAGCTGTTTCTGGTGACATTATTGGGGTATACGATACTGGAAATTATCAAATTGGGGATACTTTATATGAAGGAAAATTAAAAGTAGCTTACGAAGAGTTACCTTCATTTACGCCTGAATTATTTATGAAAGTCACTGCTAAAAACGTGATGAAACAAAAATCGTTCCATAAAGGTATTTATCAATTAGTCCAAGAAGGAGCTATTCAATTATATAAAACATATTTAACAGATGAATATATTATTGGTGCCGTTGGTCAACTTCAATTTGAAGTCTTCCAACATCGTATGTTAAATGAATACAACTCCGAAGTAATTATGACGCCTATGGGCAATAAAATTGCACGTTGGATTGAACCCGAAGACTTAGATGAGCGTATGAGTTCTAGTCGTAATATTCTGGCAAAAGATCGTTTTGATCAACCATTGTTTTTGTTCGAAAACCAATTCGCGATGCGTTGGTTTGCCGACAAGTATCCAGATGTGAAATTGAAGAGTTTGATGTAG
- a CDS encoding sugar kinase has protein sequence MSEFLTIGEPIALFGSKEVDKNLKEAKHFQKFLAGAEVNVTVGVSRLGHSTQYITRLGKDPFGEFIIDQLKENEIGTDYIDETSDYWTAFQLKDRVSHGDPSIFYFRKGSAAAHFEASVLDTIDFSEVKLAHLSGIFPAISSEALTAFRHFVELLEQHQIQTTFDPNLRPQLWASQEDMVATINELAAHADIILPGINEGEILMGSRNPEDIADFYLNNSEKTQTVVVKLGIEGAYVKQKDGTSFTIPGFKVEHVVDTVGAGDGFAAGLITALIEGESLENAVIRANAIGALAVQSPGDNDGYPTPTELTEFLTKNKVANK, from the coding sequence ATGAGTGAATTTTTAACAATTGGTGAACCTATAGCATTATTTGGATCAAAAGAGGTAGATAAAAACTTAAAAGAGGCCAAACATTTTCAAAAATTTTTAGCCGGAGCAGAAGTGAATGTAACCGTAGGAGTTTCTCGCTTGGGACACAGTACACAATACATTACGCGTTTAGGAAAAGACCCCTTTGGTGAATTTATTATCGACCAATTAAAAGAAAACGAGATTGGAACAGATTATATTGATGAAACATCCGATTATTGGACAGCTTTCCAGTTAAAAGATCGTGTTAGTCATGGAGATCCGAGTATTTTTTATTTCCGCAAAGGATCGGCAGCTGCACATTTTGAGGCATCTGTTTTAGATACAATTGATTTTTCAGAAGTAAAATTGGCGCATCTTTCGGGCATCTTTCCAGCAATTTCTTCTGAAGCGTTAACAGCTTTTCGTCATTTTGTTGAATTGTTAGAACAACACCAGATTCAAACTACTTTTGACCCAAACTTACGTCCGCAACTTTGGGCAAGCCAAGAAGACATGGTCGCTACCATTAATGAACTAGCTGCACATGCAGATATTATTTTACCGGGGATTAATGAAGGTGAAATTTTAATGGGTAGTCGTAATCCAGAAGATATTGCGGACTTTTATTTAAATAATAGTGAAAAAACCCAAACGGTAGTTGTCAAATTAGGAATAGAAGGGGCGTATGTCAAACAAAAAGATGGGACTTCATTTACAATTCCAGGTTTTAAAGTTGAGCATGTAGTGGATACTGTAGGAGCTGGAGATGGTTTTGCAGCAGGATTAATCACGGCTTTAATTGAAGGAGAAAGTTTAGAAAATGCAGTTATTCGTGCCAACGCAATTGGTGCATTGGCAGTGCAATCACCTGGTGATAATGATGGCTATCCAACACCAACAGAATTAACAGAATTTTTAACAAAAAATAAGGTGGCAAATAAATGA
- a CDS encoding MFS transporter, translating to MNSYQLNPEVQKNRWWILVSVSMFTFMSTLDGSIINIALPTISKDMNVPMNQAEWIVSIYLIVVCACLLLFGKIGDSFGKIKVYQIGTLIFTIGSLLCGFNHSLSFLLFARVVQAIGASMTMATNSGIITEVFPMNERGRALGSIGAFVSLGSIAGPGLGGLILSQFSWPYIFWINVPVGIITMIAGTKFLPKDITMTKKKIDKLGFLSFASFIVTFFGAVFIGQEEGFLHIVPVTLFILALISFVLFILIEKKVKIPLIAFSIFKNKIFTLSLISAVIIFSSNFFVNVVIPFYLQKARGLGPSQAGILMMIFPLVMVIGSPLSGYLTDKIGPTKLVLTGLSLLSITQLMYMFMDVQTPLWYYVIATAIMGLGNSLFQSPNNMLVMSSVAKEDLGVASSMNAFARNLGMVIGIALSTTVLYAAMSQKMGEKVTTYLNERPDVFVYGMKITFLCSLLLCLFSLIVTVWRIRKNPAN from the coding sequence ATGAATAGTTATCAATTAAATCCCGAAGTGCAAAAGAATCGGTGGTGGATTTTAGTATCGGTTTCTATGTTTACGTTTATGTCAACACTAGATGGTAGTATTATCAATATTGCGTTACCCACAATCTCTAAAGACATGAATGTTCCTATGAACCAAGCAGAATGGATTGTGTCCATTTATTTAATTGTTGTGTGTGCGTGTTTATTGTTATTTGGAAAAATCGGTGATAGTTTTGGAAAAATTAAAGTGTATCAAATTGGTACCTTGATTTTTACGATTGGTTCGTTGCTGTGTGGTTTTAATCATTCTCTTTCATTTTTATTGTTTGCTCGTGTAGTTCAAGCGATTGGTGCTAGCATGACGATGGCAACGAACTCAGGAATTATTACAGAAGTTTTTCCTATGAATGAACGAGGACGTGCGTTAGGCTCAATTGGGGCATTTGTATCTTTAGGTTCAATTGCCGGCCCTGGTTTAGGTGGCTTAATTTTGTCCCAATTTTCTTGGCCATATATATTTTGGATTAATGTACCTGTTGGCATCATTACGATGATAGCGGGCACTAAATTTTTACCAAAAGATATTACCATGACGAAGAAAAAAATTGATAAATTAGGATTCTTGAGTTTTGCATCTTTCATCGTAACATTTTTTGGTGCAGTATTTATTGGACAAGAAGAAGGATTTCTACACATTGTTCCAGTAACATTATTTATTTTAGCGCTTATTTCATTTGTTTTATTTATTTTGATTGAAAAGAAAGTAAAAATTCCTTTAATTGCTTTTTCCATTTTTAAAAACAAAATTTTTACGCTAAGTTTAATTAGTGCGGTAATTATTTTTTCTTCTAACTTTTTTGTGAATGTGGTCATTCCATTTTATCTACAAAAAGCGCGTGGTTTAGGACCTAGTCAAGCGGGAATTTTAATGATGATTTTCCCGTTGGTCATGGTCATTGGTTCACCATTAAGTGGGTATTTAACCGATAAAATTGGCCCAACAAAATTAGTGTTGACAGGATTATCCTTACTTTCGATTACGCAATTAATGTATATGTTTATGGATGTACAGACACCACTTTGGTATTATGTGATAGCGACAGCCATTATGGGACTAGGAAATTCTTTATTCCAATCGCCAAATAATATGTTAGTCATGAGCAGCGTGGCTAAGGAGGACTTAGGTGTTGCGAGTAGTATGAATGCTTTTGCTCGTAATTTAGGGATGGTTATCGGAATTGCATTATCGACAACCGTATTATATGCCGCGATGAGTCAAAAAATGGGAGAAAAAGTCACCACTTATCTAAATGAGCGACCAGATGTCTTTGTCTATGGGATGAAAATTACCTTTTTATGTTCATTGTTATTATGTCTTTTTTCTCTAATAGTAACTGTTTGGCGTATTCGTAAAAATCCAGCAAACTAA